A genomic region of Nymphaea colorata isolate Beijing-Zhang1983 chromosome 2, ASM883128v2, whole genome shotgun sequence contains the following coding sequences:
- the LOC116248987 gene encoding TPD1 protein homolog 1-like isoform X2 produces MDPRPGILPLASNASNRKLLVAGVEGEEAQEEGGAEFKPYRIGDVCSEQDVALHQAATTPLPSGIPTYTVRIINVCVTGCSISDVHLACGWFSTARSINPAIFRRLRYNDCLINDGKPIPTGGSVSFQYANTFPYTLSVSSATCNP; encoded by the exons ATGGACCCACGACCAGGTATCCTCCCGCTTGCTTCCAACGCTTCCAACCGAAAGCTGCTGGTTGCTG GTGTAGAAGGAGAAGAGGCGCAGGAGGAGGGAGGAGCAGAATTCAAGCCATACCGAATTGGGGACGTGTGCTCCGAGCAGGACGTCGCGCTTCATCAAGCAGCCACGACGCCTTTGCCCAGCGGGATTCCGACGTACACCGTCCGGATCATCAACGTCTGCGTCACCGGTTGCTCCATCTCCGACGTTCACCTTGCCTGCGGCTGGTTCAGCACCGCCCGTTCCATCAACCCCGCCATCTTCCGCCGCCTCCGCTACAACGACTGCCTCATTAACGACGGCAAGCCCATCCCCACCGGAGGCAGCGTCTCCTTCCAGTACGCCAACACCTTCCCTTACACCCTTTCCGTCTCCTCCGCCACCTGCAACCCTTAA
- the LOC116248987 gene encoding protein TAPETUM DETERMINANT 1-like isoform X1, with protein MEVLTKGAGAIMAAFTLILLFLSLHAASRGQQHGKDMDPRPGILPLASNASNRKLLVAGVEGEEAQEEGGAEFKPYRIGDVCSEQDVALHQAATTPLPSGIPTYTVRIINVCVTGCSISDVHLACGWFSTARSINPAIFRRLRYNDCLINDGKPIPTGGSVSFQYANTFPYTLSVSSATCNP; from the exons ATGGAAGTTCTGACGAAAGGTGCGGGAGCGATCATGGCCGCGTTCACTCTGATTCTTCTATTCCTCTCGCTACATGCGG CGAGCAGGGGTCAGCAGCACGGCAAGGACATGGACCCACGACCAGGTATCCTCCCGCTTGCTTCCAACGCTTCCAACCGAAAGCTGCTGGTTGCTG GTGTAGAAGGAGAAGAGGCGCAGGAGGAGGGAGGAGCAGAATTCAAGCCATACCGAATTGGGGACGTGTGCTCCGAGCAGGACGTCGCGCTTCATCAAGCAGCCACGACGCCTTTGCCCAGCGGGATTCCGACGTACACCGTCCGGATCATCAACGTCTGCGTCACCGGTTGCTCCATCTCCGACGTTCACCTTGCCTGCGGCTGGTTCAGCACCGCCCGTTCCATCAACCCCGCCATCTTCCGCCGCCTCCGCTACAACGACTGCCTCATTAACGACGGCAAGCCCATCCCCACCGGAGGCAGCGTCTCCTTCCAGTACGCCAACACCTTCCCTTACACCCTTTCCGTCTCCTCCGCCACCTGCAACCCTTAA